Proteins found in one Desulfovibrio sp. genomic segment:
- a CDS encoding AAA family ATPase, producing MLHQEVSLINAKILSNPWPKFVQSVEIQGLRGWSGQQVRFPFPVCAIAGENGSGKSTVLKAVASIYDHPSGDKTRRFFPSDFFPQTAWDNVSDVSLVFQIAEGTTTKTYKIAKPSKRWRFQTPRLKRHVVWQDISRTLPISAEVGYAKIANSVAREIASDSLTEPLRTYYSNIMGKRYTHASWAQSNVDEEKKIGVVEINGSRYSQFHQGAGEDTTLDLLTLLQDIPNTSLVIIDEIEASLHPRSQRRLMHFLLWIARTKQIQVILSTHSQYILSELPDAGRIFIERGQDGPVISYGITPEYALNRMDDYINPKKFIFTEDREAIVAAKAILLKKNINVEELKFIPVGASNDVSSAAHAASCKDFPINAVGLLDADMQPKHNCCLLPGTQAPEIEIFSSLLPHIDIIADKLDKPVQTISEALTLTMTVGDHHLWPNYFAERIGESANYVWETFCRIWATHVLTEIQRDEFAERLLREIQP from the coding sequence ATGCTCCATCAAGAGGTATCCTTAATAAATGCTAAGATCCTTAGCAATCCATGGCCAAAATTTGTTCAATCAGTCGAGATTCAAGGTCTTCGTGGTTGGTCTGGGCAACAAGTAAGATTTCCATTTCCTGTCTGTGCAATCGCAGGAGAAAATGGAAGTGGAAAATCAACGGTTTTAAAGGCCGTGGCTTCAATTTATGACCATCCATCAGGGGACAAAACAAGGCGTTTTTTCCCTAGCGATTTTTTCCCGCAGACGGCTTGGGACAATGTTTCCGACGTCTCTCTTGTTTTTCAAATCGCTGAGGGAACCACAACAAAAACATATAAGATCGCAAAGCCATCCAAGAGGTGGCGCTTTCAGACACCAAGATTAAAAAGACATGTTGTTTGGCAAGACATTTCACGAACACTCCCCATCTCTGCGGAAGTGGGCTATGCAAAGATTGCCAATTCTGTTGCTCGTGAAATTGCATCAGACTCTCTAACTGAACCATTACGGACTTATTATTCAAACATTATGGGTAAAAGATATACCCATGCGAGTTGGGCACAATCCAATGTTGATGAAGAAAAAAAGATTGGCGTTGTTGAAATAAACGGCTCAAGATATTCACAATTCCACCAAGGTGCAGGTGAGGACACAACATTAGATCTGCTGACTCTGTTACAGGACATTCCAAATACATCTTTGGTGATTATTGATGAAATTGAAGCTTCGCTTCATCCTCGATCTCAGAGACGTTTAATGCACTTTTTGTTATGGATCGCCAGGACAAAACAAATACAAGTAATTTTAAGCACACACAGTCAGTATATTTTGTCAGAATTGCCAGACGCAGGGAGAATTTTTATTGAGAGGGGGCAAGATGGCCCAGTGATAAGCTATGGGATCACTCCAGAATATGCACTCAACAGAATGGACGATTACATTAATCCTAAAAAATTTATATTCACTGAAGATCGTGAGGCGATAGTTGCTGCAAAAGCAATTCTTTTAAAGAAAAATATCAACGTTGAGGAACTAAAATTTATTCCAGTTGGGGCATCAAACGATGTTTCATCAGCAGCGCATGCGGCATCGTGTAAGGATTTTCCAATAAATGCCGTTGGATTGCTTGATGCTGACATGCAACCAAAACACAATTGTTGCCTATTGCCTGGAACCCAGGCACCCGAAATAGAAATTTTTTCTTCACTGCTCCCCCATATTGATATTATTGCAGACAAGCTTGATAAACCAGTGCAAACCATATCTGAGGCGTTAACGCTTACGATGACTGTTGGAGACCACCATCTGTGGCCCAATTATTTTGCGGAACGCATTGGAGAATCAGCTAATTATGTGTGGGAAACTTTTTGTCGAATTTGGGCAACACACGTTCTCACAGAAATACAACG